DNA sequence from the Thiosulfativibrio zosterae genome:
CAATGTTCGTTAGCTAAAATTAATCCACCTGCTGATTTTGGAATTTCAGAGTTAGCAGACCAAGCAGGGCCAGTCATTCCTGGCATAAACAAAATCAAATCTGCGTGGAATTCACCACCTTCGGTTTTCACTTTGTTGGCTTCAAAGGCTACCATCTTATGACCTAAATGCGTTTCGATATCACGCTTTTGCATCATCTTTAATACGGCAGCGGGTACTTTATCGCCTAGACGCATCCCAGGTTTGGCGGCCGGATTGAAGAAGATAATCTTAAACTTGTCACGGCGACCTTGCTTGCGTAGTAAGTTATCAATGCCAAATAAGAATTCAAACATTGGCCCACCACGCATGGCAGAAGGCTCGTTAGGGTTGCCCCCAAATCCAATGGCAATGGTGCCACCACTCAAAGCGTCTAAACGGCTTTTAATTTTTTCAGCGGCAGGAATCCCTTCACAAGGCGTGATGGCATTTTCAATGCCAGGCAATTTTTTAATAAAACGACCACCTGAGGCAATAATCAGACCATCATTTTTAAAATCACCTTGATCCGTTTTGACCGTGCGGCCTCCGTCTATAACATCTTCAACACGGGCTTTCACAAATTGCACATTCATGCGATTGAAAAAGTTGTGCAGATTAATACGAAGGTCATCTCCAGTGCGAATACCTGCCGGAATCCAAATTAAACTGGGGTAATAAATCATTTCTTTTTCAGGCGCTATCACCGTGATGATACTGCTGGGTGCTTGTTTTCTAACTTCTTTAATGGCTGTTAGAGCT
Encoded proteins:
- a CDS encoding NAD(P)/FAD-dependent oxidoreductase → MNITILGAGFAALTAIKEVRKQAPSSIITVIAPEKEMIYYPSLIWIPAGIRTGDDLRINLHNFFNRMNVQFVKARVEDVIDGGRTVKTDQGDFKNDGLIIASGGRFIKKLPGIENAITPCEGIPAAEKIKSRLDALSGGTIAIGFGGNPNEPSAMRGGPMFEFLFGIDNLLRKQGRRDKFKIIFFNPAAKPGMRLGDKVPAAVLKMMQKRDIETHLGHKMVAFEANKVKTEGGEFHADLILFMPGMTGPAWSANSEIPKSAGGLILANEHCQIPGYSHTYVAGDSGSYPGPDWQAKQAHMADLQALASARNLIKELKGESDFETFKHELVCIVDTLTHGVLIKRTEKGTIMLPPCRLMHYAKRAFEWFYTRQYR